The following is a genomic window from Candidatus Syntrophosphaera sp..
TCCGCCCAGGAACTCGATCAGGTCCTGGGGCTGGATCCCGTGGATGCTGCTTAGCATGTCTCAATATCCGGAACGGAGACCACTTCCAGCTTTTGGAACGATTCCAGATCGATCTCGGTGAGGCTCTGGTCCTCGTCTGAGAGATGGATCTTCTTGTTCAGGACGTCGGTTTTGAACACATACATCCGCTTGCCCTGATACATTACGCAGGTGCCCGGTATGGGCAGGTCGCGGCCTTCCTCGAGATAGAAATTCTCCTCAAAATTGAGGCAGCAGAGCAATCTGCCGCAGGGTCCGGAGATCTTGGCCAGATTTCCAGCCAGGTTCTGGTCCTTGGCCATCTTGATCGTCACCTGGTTGAAGCGTTTAAGGAAATTGCCGCAGCAATATTGCAGGCCGCACATGCCAAAGCCGCCCAGGCGTTTGGCCTCGTCGCGCCCGGTGGTTTGGTGCAGCTCGATCCGGGTGCGGAAAACGGTGGCCAGTTCACGCACGAAGACGCGGAAATCGATCCTGCCCTCGGCCGTGAAAAAGAAGGTCAGCTTGTTGCCGTCGAACTGGAACACCGTCTCGATCAGCTTCATGTCGAACGAATAGCGCCGCAGGACGTCTTCGAAGGTGCGGGCGGCTTTCTCTTCCTCGTGGGGCAGGTTGTGCAGTTTTTCGATGTCCTCTTCGGTGGCGAGCCGCTTGATCTTGTAGGTCTTGCCGCCCTGGGGAGGCTGGGGGACGATGTCTTGCCCGCTGATGCTCAGGTGCACGACCTGGGCGATGTCATCGCCCCGCTCGACCTCGACGATGATCAGGTCTTCAGGGTTGATGGTCAGGTTCTGGGTGTTTTGGTAATAGCCCAAACGCCCGGAACGGAATTCGACTTCTATGTATTCTTGCATTGTTTCTCCAGATTGGACTTGTCTGTGGTTCAGTATGAGCTCTCCAGTTCAGCGTACAAAGTTTGGTACAGCTCGCGCTCGGCAGCTGTGAACGGGAGTTTGCGGCGCTGCTTGACCAGGCCCGCGGTCTGGCAAAAGGCCTCAAAGCGATGGCGGCTGAGCTCGGAAGCCCTGCCCCAGGAAAAATCGGGGATGAAATCCGCGATCAGGTCGCTGCCCCAGAGGTTGCAGCCGATGCCGACAACGCAGCCCGTGTTGAGGCTGGCGTTGATGCCCAGCTTGACGTGGTCCGCAATCAGCGCGCCCAAAAACATCCTGCCGGAATCGACCTTATCTTTGGCTGCGTAGGAATAGAAGCCCACGTTCCCATAGGTGTTCTTGAGGTCGCTGTTGTTGGTGTCCGCGCCGATGTTTACCCACTCTCCCACATAGCTGTGGCCGAGGAAGCCGTCATGCTGCTTGTTCGAGAAGGCTTGGAAAATGCTGCCTTCGACCTCGCCGCCGATTTTACAGACGGGGCCGATGGAACTGCCTGGATAGATCTTGGCGCCAACCTTGATCAGGCTGTTCCTGCCGATATAGGCTGGCCCAATGATGACAGCGTTGGGCAGCACGCGCACCCCCTCATCCAGCACTATCGGGCCTTCCGAGGCATCCAGGACCACGCCTGGCTTGAGCTCAACATTCTCCCCGATCCAGATGCTGTAAGGATTCAGGGCGGTGACGCCGGGTTCGGTCTCGAAGTAGTTGTCCTGCTCATAGAAGAATTGCTCGAAATCGAAGCGGAGCAAGCGTTCGTTGTCGTGGATCAGGTCGCTCAGATTGCCGTAGCTGGCCAATTCGCAGGATATCA
Proteins encoded in this region:
- a CDS encoding Tpl protein, with amino-acid sequence MQEYIEVEFRSGRLGYYQNTQNLTINPEDLIIVEVERGDDIAQVVHLSISGQDIVPQPPQGGKTYKIKRLATEEDIEKLHNLPHEEEKAARTFEDVLRRYSFDMKLIETVFQFDGNKLTFFFTAEGRIDFRVFVRELATVFRTRIELHQTTGRDEAKRLGGFGMCGLQYCCGNFLKRFNQVTIKMAKDQNLAGNLAKISGPCGRLLCCLNFEENFYLEEGRDLPIPGTCVMYQGKRMYVFKTDVLNKKIHLSDEDQSLTEIDLESFQKLEVVSVPDIETC